One segment of Trachemys scripta elegans isolate TJP31775 chromosome 1, CAS_Tse_1.0, whole genome shotgun sequence DNA contains the following:
- the GPR161 gene encoding G-protein coupled receptor 161 — MCALTMSINSSLSNGKGLRNLTAQEDGAVRVTESIAIIVIAIFICLGNLVIVITLYRKSYLLTLSNKFVFSLTLSNFLLSVLVLPFVVTSSIRREWIFGVVWCNFSALLYMLISSASMLTLGLIAIDRYYAVLYPMVYPMKITGNRAVVALVYVWLHSLIGCLPPLFGWSSLEFDQFKWMCVAAWHKEAGYTAFWQIWCALLPFLVMMICYGFIFRVARIKARKIHCGSVVIVEEDTQRNGRKNSSTSTSSSGSRRNAFQGVVYSANQCKAFITILVVIGAFVITWGPYMVVITSEALWGKNSISPALETLATWLSFSSAICHPLIYGLWNKTVRKELLGMCFGDRYYRESFVQRHRTARLFSISNRITDLGLSPHLTALMAGGRPLGHSSSTGDTGFSCSQDSGTDVMLLEDYSSDGAHHPHCVYPYRRRSSVTFEDEVEQIKEAAKNSVLHVKAEVHKSLDSYASSLAKAIEADVKISLFGEDALPGSLFPSRTIPGGNVGARRGGRAQAGQRLQLQSIDEGNI, encoded by the exons ATGTGCGCTCTGACAATGAGCATCAACTCCTCCCTCAGCAATGGGAAGGGCCTGAGAAACCTCACAGCGCAGGAAGACGGGGCAGTCAGAGTCACCGAGTCGATTGCTATTATCGTCATTGCTATTTTCATCTGCTTGGGCAACTTGGTGATTGTCATCACCCTCTATCGGAAGTCTTACCTCCTTACGCTGAGCAACAAGTTTGTGTTCAGTCTGACACTGTCCAACTTCCTTCTGTCTGTCCTGGTGCTTCCTTTTGTCGTCACCAGCTCCATCAGGCGGGAATGGATCTTTGGAGTAGTTTGGTGCAACTTTTCTGCCCTGCTCTATATGCTGATCAGCTCGGCCAGCATGCTAACTCTTGGTCTCATTGCTATAGATCG GTACTATGCTGTCTTATATCCAATGGTGTATCCAATGAAGATTACAGGAAACAGAGCAGTTGTAGCCCTTGTGTATGTGTGGTTACACTCCCTCATTGGCTGCCTTCCTCCTCTCTTTGGCTGGTCGTCCTTGGAGTTCGATCAATTCAAATGGATGTGTGTGGCTGCGTGGCATAAGGAGGCAGGCTACACAGCCTTTTGGCAGATCTGGTGTGCTTTGCTGCCCTTTCTGGTTATGATGATCTGCTACGGATTCATATTTCGTGTGGCTAGGATTAAAGCACGCAAGATTCACTGCGGTAGCGTGGTCATTGTGGAGGAGGACACTCAGAGGAATGGGAGAAAGAACTCTagcacctccacctcctcttcaGGCAGTCGAAGGAATGCTTTCCAAGGGGTTGTCTACTCAGCCAATCAGTGCAAAGCTTTCATAACCATCTTGGTTGTCATTGGTGCTTTTGTGATCACATGGGGGCCCTATATGGTAGTAATTACGTCAGAAGCACTTTGGGGGAAAAATAGCATttctcctgctctggagacatTAGCAACATGGTTATCTTTTTCAAGTGCCATTTGCCATCCACTGATTTATGGACTCTGGAACAAAACAGTGCGCAAAGAACTATTAGGAATGTGTTTTGGGGACCGATATTACCGGGAGTCATTTGTTCAGCGTCATAGGACAGCCAGACTATTCAGCATTTCCAATAGGATCACAG ATCTGGGACTATCTCCCCATCTTACAGCTCTCATGGCAGGTGGGCGACCTTTAggacacagcagcagcacaggggacACTGGTTTCAGCTGCTCTCAGGATTCAG GGACAGATGTGATGCTGCTTGAGGATTATAGTTCGGATGGCGCTCATCACCCACATTGCGTTTATCCCTATCGACGGAGGAGTTCGGTGACATTCGAAGACGAAGTGGAGCAAATCAAAG aagcTGCAAAGAATTCCGTTCTTCATGTAAAAGCTGAAGTCCATAAATCTCTGGACAGTTATGCATCCAGTTTAGCCAAAGCTATTGAAGCTGATGTGAAAATTAGCTTGTTTGGAGAAGATGCTTTACCAGGATCTTTGTTTCCTTCGCGGACTATACCAGGCGGCAATGTGGGTGCACGGCGTGGTGGCAGAGCCCAGGCTGGCCAAAGACTTCAGCTTCAAAGCATCGATGAAGGGAATATTTGA